One part of the Oceanihabitans sp. IOP_32 genome encodes these proteins:
- a CDS encoding glycoside hydrolase family 2 TIM barrel-domain containing protein, producing the protein MNMKRFGILLFCLALLGCKSDPLPEIQEQTYHFNHEIFEENKLPPRATYFGFESPDLANKEASKRFLDLNGEWKFHWVKDPKSRPTTFHNVNFDDSDWTKIAVPANWEVVGFGHPIYLDERYPFTTTWPDAPTDYNPVGTYRKEIHVDADFLLEDVIFHVGAAKSAMYVYINGEYVGFSQGSKLPAEFNITKYLKAGKNLLALQLFRWSDASYLESQDMLRVSGIERDVYLYTQPKVAISDYYAYTNLDDTYTHGVFKNTVSLVNNTDEAVKRKVSVEVLDGETVAYTDAKVIDIPANGSIPFTSETIINNIKHWSAEQPNLYTLKISLEDETNAKNNQYITRKTGFKRVEIKNSQVLINGKAIYIRGVNRHETDPFTGHVVSRESMEKDIQLMKQNNINAVRTAHYPNDPYWLELCDKYGLYVVNEANIESHPLAIDEKTQIGNEMSWLAAHEMRTQRMYYRDRNHASIYSWSLGNEAGKGEIFRTTYNWLKAQDDNRIVQYEPAGKEDYTDLYCPMYPKPEYLINHGKSDSDKPSIMIEYAHAMGNSVGNLQDYWDIIETYPNLQGGYIWDWVDQALEYKDEDGNPYLAYGHDYHPDLPTDGNFLNNGLVDPYRNPHPHLTEVKKVYEPVQFTYKGNGVVELENKNFFIDLSDKTVSWKILKDGKEIVTNEAIKLDVKPQDTQKLILQNFPKSFSSESEFILQVSLIQNEDKNLLKKGQEVAWDEFVLQKGKFSKTNPARGENLEIIEDDATLTIKNDKVDLKINAETGEIESWMHQGKVITNQAIRPNFWRPPTDNDLGNNMQNWAKIWQDATYNYTAKLSEKPVASNNAVKFKVNYALPNNEAIVEVAYTLQSNGSLNLNYSFSPNKKELPNVPRIGMYITLPKDYTDVSWYGKGETESYWDRKTGVKTGIYSGKTTNQFERYLRPQETGNKTDVRWVNVSSSDLTLRASGNTLLNTSVWPFDMSEIDFKSGDASESASGLVPVTTKHGADITIGETIQWNIDYLQMGVGGDTSWGRLVHPQYTIPANKTYSYSFDIVPFK; encoded by the coding sequence ATGAACATGAAACGATTTGGTATTTTACTTTTTTGCTTGGCACTACTTGGTTGCAAGAGCGATCCGCTTCCAGAAATCCAGGAACAAACCTATCACTTTAACCACGAAATATTCGAGGAAAACAAATTACCACCAAGAGCGACCTATTTCGGGTTTGAATCACCAGACCTAGCCAACAAAGAAGCCTCTAAACGCTTTTTAGATTTAAATGGCGAGTGGAAGTTCCATTGGGTAAAAGACCCTAAAAGTAGACCCACCACATTTCATAATGTTAATTTTGATGACTCCGATTGGACCAAAATCGCTGTACCCGCCAACTGGGAAGTTGTAGGTTTCGGACATCCTATTTATTTAGACGAGCGTTATCCCTTTACCACCACATGGCCAGACGCACCAACCGATTATAACCCCGTTGGTACCTATAGAAAAGAAATACATGTAGATGCAGACTTTCTGTTAGAAGATGTTATTTTTCATGTAGGTGCGGCGAAATCGGCCATGTACGTGTATATAAACGGTGAGTATGTAGGCTTTTCTCAAGGCAGTAAATTACCCGCAGAATTTAACATTACCAAGTACTTAAAAGCGGGGAAAAACCTTTTGGCCTTACAATTATTTCGTTGGAGTGATGCCAGTTATTTAGAGAGCCAGGATATGTTACGAGTAAGTGGTATTGAACGCGATGTATATTTATATACGCAACCCAAAGTGGCTATTTCAGATTATTACGCTTACACCAATTTAGATGATACGTATACTCATGGGGTTTTCAAAAACACGGTATCGTTAGTGAACAATACAGATGAAGCTGTTAAACGAAAAGTTTCTGTTGAAGTTCTTGATGGTGAAACCGTAGCATATACAGATGCTAAAGTTATAGATATTCCGGCTAATGGTAGTATTCCATTTACTTCAGAAACCATAATTAATAATATAAAACATTGGTCGGCAGAGCAACCCAATTTATACACTCTAAAAATTAGTTTAGAAGACGAAACCAATGCCAAAAACAATCAATACATCACCAGAAAAACAGGTTTTAAACGTGTAGAGATTAAAAATTCGCAGGTGCTAATTAATGGCAAAGCGATTTACATTCGCGGTGTAAACAGGCATGAAACCGATCCTTTTACGGGTCACGTGGTGTCGCGAGAGTCCATGGAAAAAGACATCCAATTGATGAAGCAAAACAACATCAATGCGGTGCGTACGGCGCATTATCCAAACGACCCCTATTGGTTAGAATTATGTGACAAATACGGCTTATATGTTGTAAATGAAGCAAATATTGAAAGTCATCCCTTAGCCATAGACGAAAAAACGCAAATAGGTAACGAAATGAGCTGGTTGGCAGCACACGAAATGCGTACACAGCGTATGTATTACCGCGATAGAAATCACGCTTCAATTTATTCATGGTCTTTAGGAAACGAGGCTGGAAAAGGTGAGATTTTTAGAACCACTTATAACTGGTTAAAAGCGCAAGACGATAACCGTATCGTACAATACGAACCAGCTGGAAAAGAAGATTATACCGATTTGTATTGCCCGATGTACCCAAAGCCAGAGTATCTCATTAATCACGGGAAATCAGATTCCGATAAGCCTTCTATCATGATTGAATACGCCCATGCCATGGGGAACTCTGTTGGTAACCTTCAAGATTATTGGGATATTATTGAAACCTATCCAAACCTTCAAGGTGGTTATATTTGGGATTGGGTCGATCAGGCCTTAGAATATAAAGACGAAGATGGTAATCCGTATTTGGCTTACGGTCACGATTATCATCCAGACCTGCCAACCGACGGGAATTTTTTAAACAACGGTTTGGTAGATCCTTACAGAAACCCGCACCCACATTTAACCGAGGTAAAAAAGGTATATGAGCCTGTACAATTTACTTATAAAGGCAATGGTGTTGTAGAACTTGAAAACAAGAATTTCTTTATTGATTTATCTGATAAAACCGTTTCTTGGAAAATTCTAAAAGATGGCAAAGAAATTGTTACCAATGAGGCTATTAAGCTTGATGTTAAACCTCAAGACACTCAAAAGCTTATCTTACAAAATTTTCCAAAATCTTTTTCTTCGGAAAGTGAGTTTATTCTTCAAGTGAGTTTGATTCAAAATGAAGATAAAAACTTGCTTAAAAAAGGCCAAGAAGTGGCTTGGGATGAATTTGTTCTTCAAAAAGGAAAATTCAGCAAAACCAATCCTGCAAGAGGAGAAAATCTCGAAATTATTGAAGATGACGCTACTTTAACGATTAAGAATGATAAAGTTGATTTAAAAATTAACGCTGAAACCGGTGAAATTGAATCGTGGATGCACCAAGGAAAAGTAATAACCAATCAAGCCATTCGTCCTAATTTCTGGAGGCCACCAACCGATAACGATTTAGGTAATAACATGCAAAATTGGGCCAAAATCTGGCAAGATGCCACTTATAATTACACAGCCAAACTATCTGAAAAACCTGTGGCTTCAAATAATGCGGTTAAATTTAAAGTTAATTATGCGCTACCAAACAATGAGGCGATAGTAGAAGTAGCTTACACCTTGCAATCTAACGGAAGTTTAAACCTTAATTACAGTTTTTCTCCCAATAAAAAAGAATTACCAAACGTACCACGTATTGGCATGTACATCACCTTGCCAAAAGACTATACAGATGTATCTTGGTATGGAAAAGGCGAAACAGAAAGTTATTGGGATAGAAAAACTGGTGTGAAAACTGGGATTTACTCAGGAAAAACAACAAATCAGTTTGAGCGTTATCTGCGTCCGCAAGAGACTGGAAACAAAACCGATGTGCGTTGGGTAAACGTCTCATCAAGTGATTTAACTTTAAGAGCATCTGGAAATACGCTGTTAAATACAAGCGTTTGGCCATTCGACATGTCCGAAATTGATTTTAAAAGTGGCGATGCCTCCGAATCGGCCTCTGGTTTAGTGCCTGTAACCACAAAACACGGTGCCGACATTACCATTGGTGAAACCATACAGTGGAATATCGATTATTTGCAAATGGGCGTTGGTGGCGATACCTCTTGGGGACGACTTGTTCACCCACAATACACAATTCCTGCAAATAAAACTTATAGTTATTCTTTTGATATTGTACCGTTTAAGTAA
- a CDS encoding class I SAM-dependent RNA methyltransferase → MEENFKMVAKTLFGFEELLSKELTQLGAQDVKIGTRHVAFSGDKGFMYKANLALRTAVKILKPIHSFTVNNEQDLYDKIYKMSWEKYLKPTGTLAVDATIHSDLFSHSLYISQKTKDAIVDKFRDTTGERPNVDLKFPDLKINVHIDRKQCTISLDSSGDSLHKRGYKTATNIAPINEVLAAGLIMLSGWDGQCDFMDPMCGSGTMLIEAAMIACNIPPNLMRKEFAFERWQDWDVDLFEKIEESLINKTRDFHHKIIGYDKAPSAVAKAIENVKNAQLEDFIEVKHEDFFKTQKGGDQKLHMVFNPPYGERLNIDMEDFYKNIGDTLKQNYPGTDAWFITSNLDALKHVGLRPSRKIPLFNAKLESRLVKYVMYEGSKKGKYMK, encoded by the coding sequence ATGGAAGAAAATTTCAAAATGGTTGCCAAAACCTTATTTGGCTTTGAGGAATTACTATCAAAAGAACTCACACAACTGGGAGCACAAGATGTTAAAATAGGTACGCGCCATGTGGCTTTTTCTGGAGATAAAGGCTTTATGTATAAGGCAAATTTAGCGCTGCGTACCGCCGTTAAAATCTTAAAACCCATACATAGCTTTACCGTAAACAACGAGCAAGATTTGTACGATAAAATCTATAAAATGTCTTGGGAGAAGTATTTAAAACCCACAGGCACTTTGGCTGTTGATGCTACGATACACTCCGATTTATTTTCGCATTCCCTCTATATCTCACAAAAAACAAAAGATGCTATTGTCGATAAGTTTAGAGATACTACTGGCGAACGTCCAAATGTAGATTTAAAGTTCCCAGACCTTAAAATAAATGTGCATATCGACAGGAAACAGTGTACCATTTCCTTAGATTCTTCTGGCGATTCTTTGCATAAACGTGGCTATAAAACCGCTACCAATATTGCCCCTATAAACGAGGTGTTGGCCGCGGGATTAATCATGCTTTCTGGCTGGGACGGGCAATGTGATTTTATGGATCCTATGTGTGGTTCTGGCACCATGCTTATTGAGGCTGCAATGATCGCTTGTAATATTCCGCCAAACTTAATGCGAAAAGAGTTTGCTTTTGAGCGTTGGCAAGATTGGGACGTGGACTTATTTGAAAAAATTGAAGAATCTTTAATTAATAAAACCCGCGATTTTCATCATAAAATTATAGGTTACGATAAAGCACCAAGCGCCGTGGCCAAAGCCATAGAAAACGTGAAAAACGCCCAGTTGGAAGATTTTATAGAGGTGAAGCACGAAGACTTCTTTAAAACCCAAAAAGGGGGCGACCAAAAATTACATATGGTATTTAATCCGCCTTATGGCGAGCGTTTAAATATAGATATGGAAGACTTTTATAAAAATATTGGAGATACCCTAAAACAAAACTATCCAGGCACCGATGCTTGGTTTATTACTTCAAACCTCGATGCGCTTAAACATGTTGGTTTAAGGCCTTCGCGTAAAATACCTTTATTTAATGCTAAGTTAGAATCGCGTTTGGTTAAATATGTGATGTATGAAGGTAGTAAAAAAGGGAAGTATATGAAGTAG
- a CDS encoding ZIP family metal transporter, which produces MDKLLLPILAVILGVVIAIITNYRKTWNTKLLLSFSGSFLLALTVFELLPEVYHHLDGKKAGLFIMCGIVLQIVLELFSKGAEHGHLHISEDNHNFPWLLFISLCIHSFLEGFPIHKHNDMIYGVLIHKIPIATLVSIFLFQSNYSKLKITAFLVVFALMTPLGTFISHTWEAIAAYGDIINAIVIGIFLHISTTILFESSDGHKFNLSKFIAIILGIAIAYVI; this is translated from the coding sequence ATGGATAAATTGTTGCTACCCATATTGGCAGTTATTTTAGGTGTTGTAATCGCCATAATAACAAATTACAGAAAAACTTGGAACACCAAACTCCTACTCTCCTTTAGCGGATCGTTTTTACTAGCTTTAACGGTTTTTGAATTACTTCCAGAGGTTTATCATCATTTAGACGGTAAAAAAGCAGGTCTTTTTATTATGTGCGGTATTGTATTACAAATCGTCTTGGAGTTATTCTCCAAAGGTGCCGAACATGGTCACTTGCACATTAGTGAAGATAACCACAATTTTCCTTGGTTGTTATTTATTAGTTTGTGTATTCACAGTTTTTTAGAAGGATTCCCAATACACAAACACAACGATATGATTTATGGTGTTTTAATACATAAAATCCCTATTGCGACTTTGGTAAGTATCTTTTTGTTTCAATCGAATTATAGCAAATTAAAAATTACAGCGTTTTTAGTGGTGTTTGCGCTTATGACGCCTCTGGGGACTTTTATTTCACATACTTGGGAAGCTATTGCCGCTTATGGTGATATCATTAATGCGATAGTTATTGGTATATTTTTACATATTTCGACTACCATTTTATTTGAAAGTAGCGATGGGCATAAATTTAATTTATCGAAATTTATAGCTATTATTTTGGGTATTGCTATTGCCTATGTGATTTAG
- a CDS encoding DUF4268 domain-containing protein translates to MFSKEESRLMRQEFWTSFGKSFPRKWLLYHTKLKGLSFKFHFDTKTAFVTLDVEDSLEYRIKYWEKLLALKSILLEDFLPDAIFDETFILDNGKEISRIYVPLEQKVSIHNKNSWREVMEFFNEKMSLFEAFFEEYKEVIEG, encoded by the coding sequence GTGTTTAGCAAAGAAGAATCACGATTAATGCGTCAGGAATTTTGGACGAGTTTCGGGAAATCGTTTCCGCGGAAATGGCTTTTGTACCATACCAAATTGAAAGGGCTGTCGTTTAAATTTCATTTTGATACCAAAACCGCTTTTGTCACGCTAGATGTAGAAGACAGTTTAGAATACCGCATTAAATACTGGGAAAAATTATTAGCTTTAAAATCTATTTTATTAGAAGACTTCTTGCCAGACGCCATTTTTGACGAAACGTTTATCTTGGACAATGGTAAAGAAATCTCCAGAATTTACGTGCCTTTAGAGCAAAAAGTATCGATTCATAACAAAAACTCATGGCGTGAGGTCATGGAATTCTTTAACGAAAAAATGAGCCTGTTTGAAGCTTTTTTTGAGGAATATAAGGAAGTGATTGAGGGGTAA
- a CDS encoding GNAT family N-acetyltransferase, with protein sequence MIAIVPANKTKDYKIIEHLAHTIWHEHYVPIIGKAQVEYMLDTFQSETAILKQIHDEGLEYFILTFNKIPAGYIAFKKEDKHLFLSKLYVLEAFRGQKIGKTAMNFVVEKAQTYSLQAIKLGVNVNNINAIKAYQKLGFKATGKQLTNIGKGFFMDDFIMEKPL encoded by the coding sequence ATGATAGCGATTGTTCCTGCCAATAAAACTAAAGACTATAAGATTATAGAGCACTTGGCTCACACCATTTGGCATGAACATTATGTCCCTATAATTGGTAAAGCACAAGTGGAGTATATGCTCGACACATTTCAATCGGAAACAGCCATTTTAAAACAAATACATGACGAAGGTCTGGAATATTTTATTTTAACTTTTAATAAAATTCCTGCAGGCTATATAGCTTTTAAAAAAGAAGATAAACATTTGTTTTTGAGTAAATTATATGTTTTAGAGGCCTTTAGAGGACAAAAAATAGGAAAAACAGCTATGAATTTTGTTGTGGAAAAAGCCCAAACCTATAGCTTACAAGCCATTAAACTTGGCGTAAATGTTAATAATATTAATGCGATTAAAGCATACCAAAAATTGGGCTTTAAAGCTACTGGTAAACAGCTTACTAATATCGGTAAAGGCTTTTTTATGGACGATTTTATAATGGAGAAGCCCCTTTAA
- the trhA gene encoding PAQR family membrane homeostasis protein TrhA, whose protein sequence is MRTQSAFEEKLNTITHAIGALFGIAALVLLIVYNTGKTPYSLFSVIVYGVSIILLFTASTIYHTVKGEGRKYYFRIVDHINIYFLIAGTYTPVCLIALNDTLGWTLFWVVWGIAAFGAVLKLFFTGRYELFSTLLYLVMGWLIVFDFSNLSNSLGSDGILFLFAGGLSYTVGIIFYAIQKIPYNHVIWHLFVLAGALFHFLMIFFYVI, encoded by the coding sequence ATGCGTACACAAAGTGCTTTTGAAGAAAAATTGAATACCATTACGCACGCTATTGGTGCATTATTTGGCATTGCTGCTCTGGTTTTACTTATTGTTTACAATACCGGAAAAACACCTTATAGTTTATTTAGTGTGATTGTGTATGGCGTTTCAATTATTTTATTGTTTACAGCTTCAACAATTTATCATACCGTAAAAGGGGAGGGGCGTAAGTATTATTTTAGGATTGTAGATCATATAAATATTTATTTTTTAATTGCTGGCACTTATACCCCAGTGTGTTTAATTGCTTTAAACGATACGTTGGGTTGGACGCTTTTTTGGGTAGTTTGGGGTATTGCTGCTTTTGGAGCTGTTTTAAAACTGTTTTTTACGGGACGTTACGAGTTGTTTTCAACCTTACTGTATTTAGTTATGGGTTGGCTTATTGTTTTTGACTTTTCAAACCTTTCGAATAGTTTGGGTAGCGATGGTATTCTGTTTCTTTTTGCAGGTGGTTTATCTTACACCGTAGGCATTATTTTTTATGCCATTCAAAAAATACCATATAATCATGTGATTTGGCATTTGTTTGTTTTGGCTGGTGCGCTTTTTCATTTTCTTATGATTTTTTTTTACGTGATTTAA